AATAAGGCTTCTGAAAGAGTACTACTTGCTAGGAAAGAACTTGCTGATATTGAAAGACAAGAGCTTGAAGCTCAGCAAATGAGGAAATACATCGATGAACTCGAAACCAGGGCATCTGAGGTCTCTTTCTTTTACCTGTTTACTGCTCTGTTTTTGCATGATCATTAGTACAattccaaaattaaaatttcaaaattagttTTCCGCCGTTTGGCTCCATGTAAGAAAAATGATAAACGAAAGGAAAATGAAAGGGAAAGTAAGCAGGTAGTGAGAGAAGTGTACAAGAGAGATGGAAAAAAAAGGTTTGAAGGGGAAAAGGTTTCCCATCAATTTTAATCATGGAAAAATGGTTTTACACCCCCTTCCAAACCTAACAatgtaaaattgaaaatatagaaaaattgttttccagcaaattgttttacgccctaccaaacgaagTCTATAAGTTGGTGACACTGTGATTGTTTTAAGATTGCAGAGTGTCAGAAGGAAGTATCAGAAGCAAGAGCTATGGTTGAAGAAGCAGAAAGATCTTTATCCATGAGTGGAGGGGATAATAAAGGTGAGATTACTCGAGATGCAGAGAGGTGGGAATCAGTGAAAGCTGGATCAGTATGTGCCTTAGTAGGAACGTTGGCTTCTGTCCCCATTTACCTGTCTAAGGTGACAACTAGTCCAGAGTTGTTGCTTCAATTAGGAGTTACCTTTGCTAGTTGTGCATTGTTCGGAGTCACTTTCCGGTATGCAGTGCGCAGAGATGTGGATGATACTCACCTTAAATCCGGTGCATCTGCAGCTTTCGCCGTTGTTAAAGGTACATAACACAATACTGACAGATTGACAAAATGTTAACAATTGAAGCATTCTCAGAATCTTGTTTTGTTGTTCCTCTTTTGTCAGGTCTTGCTACGTTGAGTGGAGGAGCTCCTTTAGAGTTCAGCTCTGCAAGTTTCCTATCGCATGCTGTGGATGGGGGGTTGTTTGTGATCCAGGATCTGTTTATTTTCACTTTTGCTGCTGTTAGTTTGGATTTCTGCTTTAAAACGAGGTTTGTAAGTCCATTTCCTCTCAAGAAAGATGAAATTTGAGGAACAAATCAAGTGAATTGACAATGTTTAATACTTCTATGTTACCTGCAAGTCTGCAACAGTATATTAAAGTTCAGAGGCTGCTAAATCTGCAGAATTTGAGACTATTTGAATGCTGATGTACAAATCATCAATAATTATAGCAAAGAATTTTGAATGACAAAACAGATTTTCAAATTCACAATCATGTACTTGTACATTATTTTGTTGCACAAGCAGATGAATGCTATCAAAATTGTGGACTTTAAACCAACCAGTTTCCAGATTCCAACAACCACAGCAAAAGGCAATGAAGGTGTTTGCACCTAGAAACGTCTTTAGGCGCTGCTGTAACAAAGATCTTGGTTTTTGATACAGAAATCTTACTGCTATATGAAATTGCCATTTATTTACCATAAAAACAAAGCCAAAACAAAAGGGCATGTCATGGACGAAAATGCAAGGACCCAGCTAATCTTCCATGTTCTAGGAACATAGTAAACGTTCTTATAGATTATAAAGATGACAGCAGAAAATTATCACAAGAAAAACTATGAGCCATATTCTTATTGATGTAAATGCTCATTTTCCTACAGAAATGTGACTAAAAATATACAAGAAAATAGCATCCACAATTTTCAGAGGCAATTTTCCTTCAAAATTGACAGTCAACTTTCAGGAAACGCCTGAACAAAGAAGCAAATGCCTGTAATCTCTTCTCATATCGGTAACCTACTCTCTTCGATGTACTATAGTAAAAGGCCTGACAAATGTCTTGATGTACATGAGCTAACCCTTACCCTTCCTTAGTGTATCATCCCTTATCATTTATTTTTCCTTAGTGTTGCATTCTATCATCAAAATCACCGTCATCTTCATCCACGTGTTCAACATCTTGGGAAGGCCTTGTGGGGACTCTCCATTTTCTAATCTCATCCCTTGACTGTTCCCCCAAAGGTAATTTCATGTTTCCTTGTTTTCTTGCCTAACATAAATGTCAGAAGTCAGAACACCTATCAAGCTCTAAAAGAAATCTCTTTGGAAATACCCGATTAAGGTAATCTTTATAAAAGGTTTGAGGTTAGAGAGTGAGAAGATCTGTAGTTACCTCCTTGTGCGTTTCTTCTGAATGtttcacatgactatgtttctTACCCAAACCAAGACGCTTTGCTGCCTCGTTAAAGAAGTTGAAATTATCAAGATCACCACTTCTAATACTCGCTTCTAGCTGCCAAAGGGAAGATATTTGCACTTAATGTACAGGGTGATGAATTCAGAAATaaatttacaaaaaataatCATGCACAGAGGGCAAAACGGGAAGGGCTGTAGAAGGGTGATGCTATCGTGTTTTTTAAGCATAAAGAAAGCTGAGCAAGGGTTGTTGACTAAGGTCAATGGGAAAAGGCAACTAAAACTAACTAAACTCACACCTGTATATGGATAACACAGAGAACAATGCTTGCAATTGGCAGCCAACTCTCCTCTGGAGATAGTGAGAGATTGGTCCTGTTAAGTTGGCAATAGAAAAAAATTGTACATCAGGATGCATGCATATTTAGGTTGTACGAACAGATCAAGTACAAGAAAGCTAACAGTTCCAGTATACTAGAATCAAGGCCTAGAGTAAAGGGAAATGCATAAACAATCATCCGTCATCATGGCCTTAGTATTTTCTATTTTCGATACTTGGTCCTCAGAAGAATTAGAATCAGTTAACAAGAGAATTAgcaatcttttttttttccaattaggCCATGATTCCTCGATAGTTACCAGAAATATAATAGCCAATGATAGTATGATACTATGATAGTCCACCAACAGGCGAGAGCATAAACTCACCAAGTTCCAGTACCACAATTCCAGATAGTGTCGTGAGTCCAGACCTAAGTTTTAAATCAATGCAGGACAACAGGAGTAAATTTTATAAGATGTATGGATCCTAGTTGTATTTAGAGTTCCATTGGCTACAAAATGTTAAGTTATAATCATGACCAGTAATTCATAGTTTGCATCACTAACCCCTGATGAAAATATTTCAACACAACCTGAACTGACTGACGGAACAAGAGGACAGTTTAAGAAAATTCCTTTGGACCTAATGTTTTCAGATAAATACTTAGGAAATGCTAGAGTTATCTTGGAGACAAGGGTATAAGGTGTTCTATAACTCGTAATGAAAATCTAAGCTAATTGATTATACTATTGACACCATTGCTAGTATTAGTACTAGAACTATTACTAACACTAGTATAATAATACACTACTCATCGATTGCTCTCATTATGTACCATGGAGTGTGCTAAAGCATGATAAAATAACCACGTCTTACAAGTTTAACGAAATAATTACCTAATTTGCTAGTTTAGGATTCGATAAGGGTTTGCAATTCGCTAACTAAATCGTTAAATTGGGAAAAAAGTGTCACACTATTAAATCCCTGCTTCCGAGAACAATAGTTCATTTATAATGTAGTACGAAGTATGAACTAGTAATGTGACAACTAAATGCGGATGAAGAGCTGGTCCAAAGGAGAAAAGGTTGCACCAAAGAGCTAACAAGAAACAAACCTGAGGTAAGGGGCTAAATATACAAGTGCATAGACAGCATAACGTCGTTTACCCGTATCCATCAAAGCAAAAACCCAGCTCTATCAACATTCAATTTCAATATAATCAGCCAAAAGATGAACAATAAAGCTCTCAAAATTGGTCCAAAATAGAATAATTAAGGAGGAGTAGTTATATTATCACTTTATCAGTAACAGCTTACCAACCAATTGAAGTAAGGGATGAAACCAATGATAGTCATAACCGCAAACCTTGCATCGGTGGAGCTTACGGCGGCGTCTTCATCCTCCGGAAAAGAAGCGGCGGTGTCAGAAAACAAAAGGGAATTCAACACACACGCGCCGATAGCAATCGCCAAAGGCGCATCCTGCTGTAGTTCAACCCTACATATTCCTCTTCTTCTCAGTTGCAATATTTGCTTATTCTTCTTTTTCTGTAATAAACAATTTCCATTAAAAAAGTTGATGATTTAAGATAAAGAAGGAAGTGTTGATGGAAATTGAAATGATAATTACCTGATTGAGCAAGTTCTGGGCATAGTTGAGTTTGAAAGGAAGAAAgggagatgagagagaaagtgaagaagaaggaggaggagagagagtgaggtTGAGGGGGATCATTTGTTTAGAGTTTGGAGCTGCCTAGGATGGCGGACTCAGGGTTTTACTTTCATATTTCATTTTCGACGGTGGCCGGAAAATACAATATTTTGGAACTTTTAATTTAGAATcccaaaatttaaaataaaagatcAATGACAGAAAATAAGGTGGGCACTAGTGGTGGGGGAGCATGATTGATaactaatactccgtaattcTAAAATCGATATTCACGAACTGAATCGTTAAGTTCGGATATTCAAACTATCATATTAGATACTAGATATTCGTTTTGACATCCAATTGGGAAAAATAAACTTTATAACTAAATTAGTGGTATATCATTCAACACTAAATACCAACATTAGCACACGATTTTAATACCTGACTAATGAAATTACAATTTACTCAAATTATACATTGATTAGTAACATTTAAGAATTTGAGCTTTTGGGAAAAACATTTAAATTTGGAAAAGCTTTAAAAAACGGCTTACTGAATCGTTATTTGATACCCGTTATTTGTAAAACGCTAACGGTAACCATATCCATTACCCTAATTTATGGTCGGGTACTCGAACCAATATCACTTTCGGATCGGATACCGGATCGAGTTTTGGGTAACCTTGTATCAGTATGGATGTGCCTgtcaaaaccatattgtgccACTCAAAACCTCCTGAAACCTTGTGTGTATGAGCCTTTCAAAACCTCTTAAAACCTTGTGTGTATGTGCCTGTCAAAGCGATAGTTTCGGCTTAAACCTCCTAAAACCTTGTGTGTATGTGCCTGTCAAAGCGATGTTTCGGCTTAAACCTCCTAAAACCTTGTGTGTATGTGCCTGTCAAAGCGATGTTTCGGCTTAAACTTCCTAAAACCTTGTGTGGATGTCTCATGTGTCTGTCAAAGCGATgaacttttaaaatttaaacGAAGTAACAAAATTTACGAAGTACGTAGTAATATTCTACTTCAATATACATCACACAAATAATACTCTACTTCAAGAAATCCTGTCAACTTTTCAATTCAGTGCAATGCCAAAATACTCCTCACCAAAAACACCAAGGGAAAAAGGTAAAAAATCAACTATGAAAGAGGCCCAAAAGTCGCATGTAATTAATGGAGTATGACATTGAATATGAGAAATCGAGTATGAACTAGTAGGGAAGGTGAAAGGTGAATTTAGAGGGAGGAGAAGAATGGGGTTTAGGTAGAGAGAATTGAAGTATGAAGGTGGAAGAAAACGGGATTTGAAAAGCTTTAGGAGAAGAGAGGAAACAGGTGATCCGCCTGGTGGTAACAGGTGATCCGCCTGGTGGTAACAGGTGATCCGCCTGGTGGTAACAGGTGATCTGTTATCTTTCAGGTGAACTGGTGAAGGTACTGTAATTGCAACTTTGCACTTAATTGATTACTGGAATGTCAGTGTAAACAGGTCAAAATTGGAAGGGTACCATTACCATATGAATATCATACTTTTTGGAGCCAAATAGAATTGTCAAAACTACAAGAATGTTCGTAGAATATAGCCCTAAAAATAAAGATTACATCAAGCTTATTCTAATCCCTAGGCATTCAATATGATGCTCTCTCTACTCAAACCattgaagaaaataataaatattttttaataaaaatacaaacCAATCCCACCCC
This Spinacia oleracea cultivar Varoflay chromosome 6, BTI_SOV_V1, whole genome shotgun sequence DNA region includes the following protein-coding sequences:
- the LOC110796334 gene encoding uncharacterized protein yields the protein MSLPGALDPNLTLSLLPKTSFHYSRRIITTTQSSIRLKYGGGSQSKPKITVVKCSTTSENQQTGGGDSGNGSNGSLKNVLSNIVDERVEQLLGKEENKEMLDKLNKASERVLLARKELADIERQELEAQQMRKYIDELETRASEIAECQKEVSEARAMVEEAERSLSMSGGDNKGEITRDAERWESVKAGSVCALVGTLASVPIYLSKVTTSPELLLQLGVTFASCALFGVTFRYAVRRDVDDTHLKSGASAAFAVVKGLATLSGGAPLEFSSASFLSHAVDGGLFVIQDLFIFTFAAVSLDFCFKTRFVSPFPLKKDEI
- the LOC110796340 gene encoding uncharacterized protein; the protein is MIPLNLTLSPPPSSSLSLSSPFLPFKLNYAQNLLNQKKKNKQILQLRRRGICRVELQQDAPLAIAIGACVLNSLLFSDTAASFPEDEDAAVSSTDARFAVMTIIGFIPYFNWLSWVFALMDTGKRRYAVYALVYLAPYLRTNLSLSPEESWLPIASIVLCVIHIQLEASIRSGDLDNFNFFNEAAKRLGLGKKHSHVKHSEETHKEARKQGNMKLPLGEQSRDEIRKWRVPTRPSQDVEHVDEDDGDFDDRMQH